Sequence from the Candidatus Bathyarchaeota archaeon genome:
CTTGAGAACAGCCTCCAGAAGCGTGAAATACTTATCGCCTAAGCTCCACAGCCCTACCGGCTAGTTGAGCCGGTCTAGGAACCCTCCTAGTCGGCCTAGGGAGAATATCTAGGACATAGCCGTACTCTTCGTAAAACCTATGATAGCCTCTCAACAGTCTACACCTCTAGAACTCAGACCGGTTTAAACAGGTTAGGATTCTACGTTTTCAACCCTATACTCGTCGAGCAGTTTCAGTATGTCTTTAAGCTGAGCAGTTGTTATAAGCCTACCCTTCAACCCCACGAAGAAGACCCTGAGCTCCTCGATGCTCCCAGGCATAGTGTTAACAATCTGAACAGCCCTATCGCGTTCTAGACCAAACTTCTCGATGAGTTTATCCACAAGCTCAGCGGCCTTAGACGGGTCTATCTTGGCCACTTTACGCGCATAATCTAGAACCCTAGATTGAAGAGGGTTAGGCTCCTCTAAACCTTTAAGCAACTTATACGCTTCAGCTATCGTTATATCCGTCTCTCTAATCTTCTTGATAGACGTGTATATCACCTCTCAAGAAGGGGGGAGAACCTCTTTCACTGGGCGAGGGGTTTAAGGTGTTCAGGCCTGGCGATAACGATCTTATCTTTACCCCCTACACCGACCTTCAAGACATATGCTCTACCTCTTTTCTCTACGACGACTCCCACTTTACCGTGAAACCTCTTATGGGGCATACCTTTATGGATAGATGGGTTTATGTCTATAACGACTCTTTCACCCACTTGGTAAGTCCTAAGTATAGGGGTTACCTTAAGTGGATTCTCTCCTCTCCTCAAACGCAGCAACTTCCTAGTCCTACTTCTATAACCCTTTGAATGCGGCGTTTCAGAACGCCCCCCTAACGTTTATCTCAACTATTTCCAAAAAATTCATCTCACTTTTAAGGATTTCCTTGAGAGAAGGCCTAACTCTAGGTCTCCCGGATAGAAAATCCTTGACTAGAAAGCCCACCCGGTATCTAAGCCTAAGCCGGTAGACATCTTCACCAACCTTTTCGATGTCTAGAAGCTCGACCGTCTCCTCTCTGAATACGTTTGAGGATTTATCGAGCTGCATGACCGTTAGACGCTTAGGCTCCGTAAACCTCAAGGCCCTATCGGCTTTAACTAGGACTTTAGCCTCCTCGACGCCTTTGAAAGACCGTAGCTTAGCGACGTCAGACCTTGAAGCCCAGCTTAAACGTCTGACCTCCATCAACCCCGACGCCCTACTGTTTATCTCAGAGGCCAGCTCGTCGAGGTCCACGAACCGCTTCCTGGGATGTTTAAACCTGACTACGAAGGGCCTACCATCGCCGAGAATCAAGGTCCTCTTAGAGTCCCTGAAGGGAATTATGAAACGGTAATCCACCGCCTCGAAAGCCTTCATCAATGGTCTAACTATGAGGGTTTCGACTGTTTCGCCTCCCACCCTCTCAAGGTCCTTGGATACCACCGGCACCTCAGGGCTGAGCTTCAAGAAGAAGCCCTTCACGTATATAGGCGCGGGGTTTACTTCAACCACCATTCTATAGGGGTCTACGACAACCGTGACATCAGGCTTTCTCATGTCAACCTTGACCTTGAGAATCGATGAAAGTCTCTTACCTAAGACCCTACTGAGTTCTTCTCTAAGGCTTTCACCATAAGGTAGGGCTATTACGCTCCTAACCTCGTCCTCCTTCTCGCAGACCTCCGGCGGTAACGTCACACCTACGAGTATGCTTCTAAACTCGTAGCCCGTGAGCGCGTCTAGAACCATATCCACTATCTCTTCGAGCCTATCGAAAACACCACTACAGATGTAGCAGGGCTTAGATGCGTAGTCGAGCTTAAACCCCAACGCCTTAACGACGTCGTCGAATTGTTTTAAACCCATGTTTGAGGCTAACAACTTAACCTCTTCAGGAACCGTCTTCTCGACGAGGATCTTCCTATGAAGCTCGAAGGCTATCGTGTATTTTAAAGCCAACCCTCTCGTCGAGTTATCCATACCATGTAGGAGAAGGGCGAACTGCCTACCGAGGCAGTTATGACAGAGACGATACCTTCTGAGAAGTTCGATGGCTTTATCTAATATCAACCCTAGGCACCTTGAAACCAGTCCTTCTACCGGCCCTTAGCAGAGACCTTCTACCCCGCATAGCCTTAAGGAGTTTAACGGTACGCTCGTAGTATTTGATAAGCTCCTTAACATCCCTCTCCGAGACCCCGGCTCCACGGGCTATTCTACGGATCCTGGAAGCGTTCAAAACCTTAGGGTTAACTCTCTCTTCCTCAGTCATCGACTCTATTATGGCCTTCCACCTATCCATCTTATCCTCAGCCTCCTCCAGAAGCTCATCCGAGAGACCATAGGAGAATCCTGGAAGATGGCTTATAATCGACTTCAAGGGACCCAGCTTTCTCAGGCTCTCCATCTGCTTATAGAGGTCCCTAAGCGTGAACCGCCCCATCAAAACACTTCTAGCCTCTTTCTCAGAAACTTTAAGCTCGGCACGTTTAAACTTCTCCAAAAGACCCTCGATGTCTCCGAACCCTAAGAGCCTGGCTACGAATCTTCTGGGGTTGAAAACCTCCAGGTCGTCGAGTTTTTCACCGACGCCTATAAACTTCACAGGAGCCCCTGTAGCCGCTACAGCCGATAACGCGCCTCCTCCACGGGCTGAGCCGTCCATTTTCGTGACTATTATAGACCCTACTCCGACGGCTTCATGGAAGGCCTTGGCCTGACTATACGCTTGCTGCCCTATCGTAGCGTCGACCGTCAGGATAACCTCGTCCGGCTTTATAACCTCGTAGAGTTCTTTGACCTCCTTCATGAGGGACTCCTCGTCTTTATGCCTCCCAGCCGTGTCGATTATAACCAGGTCTCGCTTAGACCTTCTAAACAGCTCCAATCCATCCAAAACTATCTTCACGGGATCCTTCCCATCAGGCTCGCCGTAAACAGGTACTCCAGCCTTATCACCAAGTTGTTTAAGCTGTTGATACGCTCCAGGCCTGTAGACATCTGCGCATATCAGGCCGGTTCTGAACCCTCTTCTCTGGTAGAATGAGGCTAATTTACACGCTGTCGTCGTCTTGCCTGAACCCTGTAGGCCTACGAGCATGTATACGTTCATCTTACCTAGCTTAGGGACAGGGCTTGAGACATTCTCTCCTCCGAGGAGCTTAACCACCTCGTCATACACGACTTTGACTATGTGTTCCCGCCTGGTCACACCTGGAGGAGGCTTCTCGTTCAAAGCCCTATCCTCGACCCTCTTAGCCAGGTCTATTACAAGGTCTACTTGAACGTCGGCTTGAAGCAGGGTCCTAACAAGGTCGTTTACTAGACCTTTCACGAGCTCCTTATCGACCCTAGATGCTTTGAAAACCTTGGCTAACGCGCTTCTGAGAGACTTTCCTAAACCTTCAAGACTCAAGGCTTCTTAAACTAACATAGTATGCTCTAAAGATAAACCTTTGCAACCATAGTTTAGGTGTCTCTCTGAAATGCGTAAACTTTAAACTCCTAGCCACGTAGTTAGAAGCAGCGGCCGTGATGATTCAAAGTTACGGTGAGTAATGTCTGTGAACGAAAGGCATTTGGCTGAGCCGCTACCTCGATTCAGCGAGTTTTCAGCTGTCAAAAGCTTATATCGTATTCTGGTCAATCATTTTTAACTATGAGCTTCAAGATTACGATAATCGGCGGTGGAAGCAGCACCTTCACACCCCAGCTGATGAGGCTTTTCATAGGGTCCGAGGTTCTGCAGGATAGCACGATATGCTTGATGGACGTGGACGAGCATAGGCTCGATGTGATGGCTAGGCTTTCCAAGAGGCTTGTGGAGAAAATGGGGGCATCCTTAAAAGTCGAGGCGACGACTGATAGAAGAGAATCTCTCACAGACGCGGATTTCGTGATAACCGCCATAGCCGTCGGAGGGGTAGATGCCTGGGAGAAGGACATAGAGATCCCCGCTAAATACGGTATTTACATGCCCGTGTGCGACTCCATCGGCCCCGGAGGTATAATGAGGGCGTTCCGTCACATACCCGTGTTGGTCGAGATGTCGAAGGAGCTTGAAGAAGTCTCGCCTAAGGCTTGGGTTTTCAACTACACGAACCCTGTGACCGCGAACTGCATGGCTATGATCAAGAACTCAAACGTCAACGTCGTGGGTCTTTGCACATGCTCCTCTATACCGGCCAACCCCGGTTATCTAGCCAGGTGGGTCGGGGTAGACCCTAGCGAGATCATAACCCCCGCCCCAGCCGCAGGTTTAAACCACTGCGCAGCCATACTTCGCCTGAGGCTTAGAGACGGTAGAGACGCGTTTCCGCTTATAAGGAAGAACGTCTCAAACCCCGTCATAAGGCTGTTCCTAGACGCGTATAACGTATTACCCTACTGCTGGACCCACTGGACGGAGTTCTTCCCGTTCCTATGCAAGCTTGAGGAGGAGTATAAGGGGAGGCTTCAGGGGCTCAGGATGAACTTCGGGATAAGGGTTCACGATATGAAGGAGAGTGTGAAGAGGTTTGCCGAGTGGGAGGAGATCGTTAGGGACATGGCGGCCGGTGTGAGAGACATAAGCTTGGACATACTACCAAGCGGAGAGGCCGTGTTGGTCGTCGACATAATCGAGGCGCTCGTCGAGAACCGCAACGAGGTTTACGTGGTGAATACGTTGAATAGAGGGGCTATTGAGAATCTCCCCTACGACGCTGTCGTAGAGGTCTCATCGACCGTAGGCGGTTACGGGGTCACACCTCTCCACGTGGGGAAGCTTCCAGGACCCTTAGCGGCCGTCTTGAGCAACCATGTGGAGGCTCAGAAGCTCACGGTCGAAGCCGCGCTGACAGGTGATAAGGACATAGCGTTCCAAGCCCTACTGCAAGACCCTCAGGTAGCCGCCAAGCTCAAACCCGACCAAGTCAAGAGACTCCTCGAAGAACTGCTTAACGCCCACGCCGACTATCTACCGCGCTTCTTCAAAAAATAGTGATACGGCCGAAGAGCGACGGTTAGATACGCTTCAATTTTTCCAAACTCATGATACTTAGAGAGTTATAGGGGCGTCTACCGCGAGACTTATATGCTATATCACTAATGATATCGTTAGTGATATATGGCTAGACGAGAAAGAGACTGGATGAGGCGCTCGGTCGGTATCCCTGGGGGGTTTCTACGCTACGGCGTCCTGAAGCTTTTAAGCCTTAGACCGATGTCCGGGTCTGAGCTTATGGAAAGCATAGAGAAGCGGACCGGCTGGAGACCTAGCCCAGGCTCGATATACCCGTTACTGGCGAGGCTGCGGGAAGACGGCTTCATAGAAGAAGTAGAACCGGAGAAAAGCGACCTCAGGCGTTTCGTTCTAACCAAGAAGGGAGAAGAACTGCTTAAGGAGTATGAGAGGAAGAAGGTGTTAATGAGGAAGTTCCACTCCATAAGGGGGATGTGGCTGAAGATCCTTATGGGTATGAATGAAGACCTATACCGGTCGAGCTTACGGCTTTTCGAGTCTATAGAGAGGATAACTCCCTATCTTCGAGAGGAGAACGCGGATGAGGTTTCTGAGAAAGCGTGTTCGATCCTAGCTAAGGCGGCTGAGGACCTCGAGAGGCTGCGTAAAAGCCTGTAGGCGAACGGGGGGTGAGACCGGTGGATTACGCTATAGAAACCCTAGACCTTGTGAAGAGATATCCTACGAGCGCTAAGAAGCTGAGGGGGGCGCCCTTCCACTTCCACCGCGGACGTGTCCCTTCTTTCACGTCGATCCTCCGGCTGATCAAAGGCGAGAAGGGGCCTTTCATAGAGGCTCTCCGCGGGGTTAACCTCAAGGTTAAAAGAGGTGAGGTTTTCGGTGTACTCGGTCCCAACGGAGCTGGGAAGACCACGTTGATCAAGATCCTTTGCACGCTCGTCCTGCCTGACGGTGGTGAGGCTTACGTCGCAGGCTACGACATCGTCAGAGAGGCTAAGGAGGTTCTCAAAAACGTTCAGGCAGTCTTACCTGGGAGTAGAGGTTTTAGCTGGAGGTTAACAGGTCGACAGAATCTTGAGTTTTATGCTTTACTGTATGGGCTTAGGGACGAAGAGGCGAAGAAGAGGATAAACTATCTCCTAGAATTCACCGGGTTGGAGGATAGGGCAGACGATATGTACCAGCAGTATTCTACTGGAATGCAGCGTAAACTTCTGCTTTGTAGAGCGCTTCTTAGGGATACACCTATACTACTTTTCGACGAGCCTACCGTGGGCTTAGACCCAGCCTCAGCCGCTGAATTCCGTGGATTACTACGTGAGATGGCGCGGAAAGAGGGGAAAACGATCTTTCTCAGCACCCATAACCTGTACGAGGCGCAGGAGATGTGCGACCGTATAGCGATCATCGACCGTGGAAAGATAACGGCGTGCGATACCCCTGACAACATCAGGTATATGCTTTTCGACGAGAGAATCGTTCGCATAGCGTTCATCGACGCTGTTTTTAACGCCAAGTATGAGAAGATGATGGATGAGATCCAGAAGATAAACGGTGTCCACGGCGTCACCCCGGACATCTCGCCCGACGGAGACTTTAGGGGATTATCGGTTCGAGTGGATAAAAACATGGATCTTTCAAGCATTCTGAGGGTTATCATGAGGAACGGTTTGAAGATCAAGGCGATAAACACGTTAGAGCCGACGTTGGAAGACGCGTTTATAGCGATCACGAGGAAAAACCCGTGGCGGCCAGGTAGGCCCGGGGGTGGTGTGAGGTGGAGATCCCGATAGCGTTGAAGCAGATCATCGCTTTTACCAAGCGGGACTTCTACAGCTGGTCGACCTACAAGACGGCGGCGATAACTCAACTTATCAACATATTCATAGGGGTCTTCGCGTGGGGTGTGAACGCTACCTACGTGCAGAGACCGGTGCAAGAGATGTATGGCAGCGACTATGTTTCTTTCCTAATCGTAGGGATCTGTATAGGTAATCTCATAATGCCTCTCGTCCGTGGTGTGGAAAGGCAGCTTAACCCTTGGACCCTCGAGACGATCCTCATGACCGGTGTGAGCACACCTGTCTTCGTCATCGGTAACGTAAGCTGGAGGTATATACTCTCGATCATCTCGTTCATCCCCTACATAATCGTAGGCATCTACATATTCGGCGCTAGGTTGAACATGAACCCGGTAGCCACGGTAGTAGCGTTCACGATCTCCACCTTCATACTCCTGGGACTGGCTATGATCTCCACAGGCTTGAGGATCGTGACGAAGTCGACAGACCCGGTTACATGGCTGATAAACGTCCTCCAAAACCTCTTCTCGGGGATAGCGTTCCCCGTCGTCTACTTGGACACGATATTCTTCCCAGGGGTCTCGATGGTCTCCTGGCTCCTCCCGCAGACTTGGGTTTATCACCTCTGTAGACTAGCCATGCTTACTAACCCCTCGCTCCTCGACCCGAGCGTTCAGGTGGATTTCCTTAAAGGAGCCATATTCGCCGTCGTACTTTTCCCATTAGGCTATAAGATATTTCAATGGGGTGTGATGAGGGCTAAACGCGAGGGAACCCTAGGCTGGTACTGACCCGGGTTTCCGGAAACGTTTAAATCGCGGTTCCGTCATCATGGTACTTTGATGAACAGCGGCGGAATGATATACAAGTGCTTCAGATGCGGAGCCCTGGTCTCCTACGAGAGGCTTAGGATGAGTCCAGACCTCAAGTGCCCTAAATGCGGGTTTAAGGTTCTTATGAAGGTTCGCTCCCCTGTCGTTAAGAAGGTTAAAGCCATCTAGCAGCCTAGTTTAATGCTTTCTTTCACAACGATTCTCCTCAGCCCTTTAGAGGGGTTTCTTTTAAGACGGTGAATGCGAGCCGTTTCGAGAGAAATATATATCACCGTTGCATGTTGATAGGTTTCGGTGAACGGTGGTTTCATGGATGTTAGGGAGGATAAATACGAGAAGATCGTGAAGCTGGCTAAGAGGAGGGGCTTCTTCTGGGAGGCGTTCGAGATCTACGGCGGTGTCAGCGGGTTCCTAGACTTCGGACCTCTCGGCGTCCTACTTAAACGTAGGATAATAGACCTCTGGGTCGACTGGTTTGTTAAACGCGAGGGGTTCGTAGAAGTCGAGACGCCTTTGATAAACCCAGAGGTGGTGTTCGAGGCCTCGGGACATCTGGAGAGCTTCAGAGAACCCGCCTTCAAGTGTTTGAAATGCGGCAGGAGGTTTAGGGCTGACCATTTGATAGAGGAGAAGCTTGGCCTCGACAGCGTCGAAGTCGAAAAGATGGGTCTCAAAGAGCTTTACGACTTGGTTTTGGATAAGGGTTTGAAGTGTCCTGAATGCGGAGGCGAGCTGGGTGAGCCGTACTACTTCACGACGATGTTCAAGACCTTCATAGGTCCCTACGCGGAAGACGTGGGCTACGGTAGACCTGAAGCCGCTCAGGGGATGTTTCTCGCCTTCAGAAGGGTTTTGGACCTTAAGCGGGGCAAGCTACCCTTCGCCATAGCCCAGGTAGGTAAGGTTCTGAGAAATGAGATTTCGCCTAGACAGGGGCCTATAAGGCTTAGGGAGTTCACGATCATGGAGCTAGAGCTGTTTATAGACCCTGAAGACGTTAAGTGTCCGAAGATCAGCGAGGTGGAGGATGAGGTTCTTAGGATAGTTCCGGGCGACGTCAGGGCTAAGGGTGGTGAGGAGCCTTTAGAGCTTACGGTCAGGGAGAGCCTCGATAGAGGGGTCGTGGATATGGAGTGGCTCGCATACTTCATGGCTAGGGCTAAACAGTTCATCAGAGAGCTTGGGGTCCCGGATGAGAGTCAAAGGTTTATCGAGAAGCTTCCTTGGGAGAGGGCACACTACTCGTCTCAAGGGTTCGACCAGGAGATCCTCTTGGAGAGATGGGGATGGGTCGAGGTGTCGGGGCACAACTATAGGACAGACTACGACCTTAGGAGGCATATGGAGCATAGCGGCGTCGACATGACTGTATACAAGCCCCTGGAGAAGCCCATAATGGTCGAGAAAACCCAGGTTAAACCCGTCTACGAGGCTTTAAGGAGGGACTTCGGTGACGAGATGGGTGAAGTTCTCAAACTTATCAAAAGCGTTAAGCCTGAGGTTCTAGCCGAAAACTTGGCTGAGAAGGGCTTCGTCAGGCTGGGAGACTTCACGGTTAAGCCCGAGCACGTGAGGGTTGAGAAGATAACCGTCGAGGAGAAGGGTAAGAGGTTCGTACCGCACGTCATAGAGCCGAGCTTTGGGTTAGAGAGGGTCGTCTACTCGGCTTTGGAGTACGCCTATACGGAACGCGAAGGCAGAGTTGTCATGAGCTTCCCCGTCTCCATAGCGCCGATTCAGGTAGCGGTGTATCCGCTCGTGACCAAGGACGGGCTTCCGGAGAAGGCTTGGAGCGTCTACAGGAGGCTTCTAGACGAGGGGTTCGAGGTTTACTACGACGACTCTGGTTCCATAGGGAGGCGATACGTCAGGTCAGACGAGATGGGGATACCGCTTGCTTTGACCGTAGACTATCAGACCCTAAAGGACGACACGGTTACGCTGAGGGATAGGGATAGCTGGAGACAGGTTAGAACCCCTCTTGCGGGTATAGAGGATAGGCTTAGGATATTCTTTAAAGGTAGGATATCGTTCGAAGAACTTGGTGAGCCTGTTTGAAAACACACGTAGCGACCGCCACCCTTGCAGGGGATAGGTTGATAGTCTGGGACCCAGCGGAGGGGTCTAGGCTTTATAGGCTCGGGTTCTACGGTAAACCGGTCGGTATAAGTAAACCTAAGACTGCGGATTTCGACAAGCCCCTTATACTCGACCTACTTGAGGGGTTCTACCTCTACGAGAAGAGAATTATAACAGTCGTAGACCAAGTTACGGGTCAAGAGCCCTCTAGAGAGGAGCTTCTGAAACGCTGCCGAGAAGCCATAGACGGCTTCGACGAGAAATACCTTGTATACAAGGACCTCAGGGATAAGGGCTATGTCGTGACGCCTGGGATAAAGTTCGGCTCAGACTTCGCCGTCTACAAGAAGGGGCCGGGGATAGACCACGC
This genomic interval carries:
- a CDS encoding 50S ribosomal protein L21e, which produces MLRLRRGENPLKVTPILRTYQVGERVVIDINPSIHKGMPHKRFHGKVGVVVEKRGRAYVLKVGVGGKDKIVIARPEHLKPLAQ
- the ffh gene encoding signal recognition particle protein gives rise to the protein MSLEGLGKSLRSALAKVFKASRVDKELVKGLVNDLVRTLLQADVQVDLVIDLAKRVEDRALNEKPPPGVTRREHIVKVVYDEVVKLLGGENVSSPVPKLGKMNVYMLVGLQGSGKTTTACKLASFYQRRGFRTGLICADVYRPGAYQQLKQLGDKAGVPVYGEPDGKDPVKIVLDGLELFRRSKRDLVIIDTAGRHKDEESLMKEVKELYEVIKPDEVILTVDATIGQQAYSQAKAFHEAVGVGSIIVTKMDGSARGGGALSAVAATGAPVKFIGVGEKLDDLEVFNPRRFVARLLGFGDIEGLLEKFKRAELKVSEKEARSVLMGRFTLRDLYKQMESLRKLGPLKSIISHLPGFSYGLSDELLEEAEDKMDRWKAIIESMTEEERVNPKVLNASRIRRIARGAGVSERDVKELIKYYERTVKLLKAMRGRRSLLRAGRRTGFKVPRVDIR
- a CDS encoding ABC transporter ATP-binding protein, which produces MDYAIETLDLVKRYPTSAKKLRGAPFHFHRGRVPSFTSILRLIKGEKGPFIEALRGVNLKVKRGEVFGVLGPNGAGKTTLIKILCTLVLPDGGEAYVAGYDIVREAKEVLKNVQAVLPGSRGFSWRLTGRQNLEFYALLYGLRDEEAKKRINYLLEFTGLEDRADDMYQQYSTGMQRKLLLCRALLRDTPILLFDEPTVGLDPASAAEFRGLLREMARKEGKTIFLSTHNLYEAQEMCDRIAIIDRGKITACDTPDNIRYMLFDERIVRIAFIDAVFNAKYEKMMDEIQKINGVHGVTPDISPDGDFRGLSVRVDKNMDLSSILRVIMRNGLKIKAINTLEPTLEDAFIAITRKNPWRPGRPGGGVRWRSR
- the endA gene encoding tRNA-intron lyase, with amino-acid sequence MKTHVATATLAGDRLIVWDPAEGSRLYRLGFYGKPVGISKPKTADFDKPLILDLLEGFYLYEKRIITVVDQVTGQEPSREELLKRCREAIDGFDEKYLVYKDLRDKGYVVTPGIKFGSDFAVYKKGPGIDHAPYIIQVKVLRENISATEIVRSGRLATTVRKRFVIAIPRLEENRVIYLLFNWFKA
- a CDS encoding ABC transporter permease, with product MEIPIALKQIIAFTKRDFYSWSTYKTAAITQLINIFIGVFAWGVNATYVQRPVQEMYGSDYVSFLIVGICIGNLIMPLVRGVERQLNPWTLETILMTGVSTPVFVIGNVSWRYILSIISFIPYIIVGIYIFGARLNMNPVATVVAFTISTFILLGLAMISTGLRIVTKSTDPVTWLINVLQNLFSGIAFPVVYLDTIFFPGVSMVSWLLPQTWVYHLCRLAMLTNPSLLDPSVQVDFLKGAIFAVVLFPLGYKIFQWGVMRAKREGTLGWY
- a CDS encoding DNA-directed RNA polymerase subunit F; protein product: MIYTSIKKIRETDITIAEAYKLLKGLEEPNPLQSRVLDYARKVAKIDPSKAAELVDKLIEKFGLERDRAVQIVNTMPGSIEELRVFFVGLKGRLITTAQLKDILKLLDEYRVENVES
- a CDS encoding PadR family transcriptional regulator, with translation MARRERDWMRRSVGIPGGFLRYGVLKLLSLRPMSGSELMESIEKRTGWRPSPGSIYPLLARLREDGFIEEVEPEKSDLRRFVLTKKGEELLKEYERKKVLMRKFHSIRGMWLKILMGMNEDLYRSSLRLFESIERITPYLREENADEVSEKACSILAKAAEDLERLRKSL
- a CDS encoding DNA-directed RNA polymerase subunit P; its protein translation is MNSGGMIYKCFRCGALVSYERLRMSPDLKCPKCGFKVLMKVRSPVVKKVKAI
- the glyS gene encoding glycine--tRNA ligase: MDVREDKYEKIVKLAKRRGFFWEAFEIYGGVSGFLDFGPLGVLLKRRIIDLWVDWFVKREGFVEVETPLINPEVVFEASGHLESFREPAFKCLKCGRRFRADHLIEEKLGLDSVEVEKMGLKELYDLVLDKGLKCPECGGELGEPYYFTTMFKTFIGPYAEDVGYGRPEAAQGMFLAFRRVLDLKRGKLPFAIAQVGKVLRNEISPRQGPIRLREFTIMELELFIDPEDVKCPKISEVEDEVLRIVPGDVRAKGGEEPLELTVRESLDRGVVDMEWLAYFMARAKQFIRELGVPDESQRFIEKLPWERAHYSSQGFDQEILLERWGWVEVSGHNYRTDYDLRRHMEHSGVDMTVYKPLEKPIMVEKTQVKPVYEALRRDFGDEMGEVLKLIKSVKPEVLAENLAEKGFVRLGDFTVKPEHVRVEKITVEEKGKRFVPHVIEPSFGLERVVYSALEYAYTEREGRVVMSFPVSIAPIQVAVYPLVTKDGLPEKAWSVYRRLLDEGFEVYYDDSGSIGRRYVRSDEMGIPLALTVDYQTLKDDTVTLRDRDSWRQVRTPLAGIEDRLRIFFKGRISFEELGEPV